Proteins encoded in a region of the Paramagnetospirillum magneticum AMB-1 genome:
- the ftsW gene encoding putative lipid II flippase FtsW produces the protein MSVTFGRTDTSVLGRWWWTVDRWTIAALFLLVAVGAILTMAASPAVAERIGAQSFHFVRRQFMFLAPAIIIMLGVSLLAPKQVRRMAVIGLLGSILLLAVVPVLGGEIKGAKRWLNLAGISIQPSEFVKPMFAVVSAWMFASARLDPAFPGRIIATALFGLVAALLLIQPDVGQTAILTAIWGTQFFLAGLPLILVVGLGLAAPIGIVGAYYVFPHVQARFDKFLDPSGSGAYQVTTALNAFKNGGLFGKGPGEGRVKLVLPDAHTDFILAVGGEEFGVLMCLFVVMLFAFIVLRGFSRIHKDDNLFVVLATAGLLVQFGLQAIVNMASTLRMMPAKGMTLPFISYGGSSMVALALGMGMVLALTRTRYGREGMEA, from the coding sequence ATGAGCGTCACCTTCGGGCGTACCGATACCTCCGTCCTGGGCCGCTGGTGGTGGACGGTGGACCGCTGGACCATCGCGGCGCTGTTCCTGCTGGTGGCGGTCGGCGCCATCCTGACCATGGCCGCCAGCCCGGCGGTGGCCGAGCGCATCGGGGCGCAAAGCTTCCACTTCGTGCGCCGCCAGTTCATGTTCCTGGCGCCCGCCATCATCATCATGCTGGGCGTGTCGCTGCTGGCGCCGAAGCAGGTGCGCCGCATGGCGGTGATCGGCCTGCTGGGCTCCATCCTGCTGCTGGCCGTGGTGCCGGTGCTGGGCGGCGAGATCAAGGGCGCCAAGCGCTGGCTCAATCTGGCCGGCATCTCCATCCAGCCGTCGGAATTCGTCAAGCCCATGTTCGCCGTGGTCTCGGCCTGGATGTTCGCCTCGGCCCGCCTGGACCCCGCCTTCCCCGGCCGGATCATCGCCACCGCCCTGTTCGGACTGGTGGCCGCCCTGCTGCTGATTCAGCCCGATGTCGGCCAGACCGCCATCCTGACCGCCATCTGGGGCACCCAGTTCTTCCTGGCCGGGCTGCCGCTGATCCTGGTGGTGGGGCTGGGGCTGGCGGCACCCATCGGCATCGTCGGCGCCTATTACGTCTTCCCCCACGTCCAGGCCCGCTTCGACAAGTTCCTCGATCCGTCGGGCAGCGGCGCCTATCAGGTCACCACCGCGCTGAACGCCTTCAAGAACGGCGGCCTGTTCGGCAAGGGCCCCGGCGAAGGCCGCGTCAAGCTGGTGCTGCCCGACGCCCACACCGACTTCATCCTGGCGGTGGGCGGCGAGGAATTCGGCGTGCTGATGTGCCTGTTCGTGGTGATGCTGTTCGCCTTCATCGTGCTGCGCGGCTTTTCGCGCATCCACAAGGACGACAATCTGTTCGTGGTGCTGGCCACCGCCGGCCTGCTGGTCCAGTTCGGCCTTCAGGCCATCGTCAACATGGCCTCGACCCTGCGCATGATGCCGGCCAAGGGCATGACCCTGCCGTTCATCTCCTATGGCGGCTCGTCCATGGTGGCGCTGGCGCTGGGCATGGGCATGGTGCTGGCCCTGACCCGCACCCGCTATGGCAGGGAGGGCATGGAGGCATGA
- the murG gene encoding undecaprenyldiphospho-muramoylpentapeptide beta-N-acetylglucosaminyltransferase, with the protein MSTQKPLIALAAGGTGGHVFPAEALASVLLDRGYRLALITDKRGAAYGGTLGKLETFRISAGGIAGRGKLSALRSALELGLGLIQARSILGRIRPAAVIGFGGYASVPGMGAAALAGIPTAIHEQNAVLGRANRLLAGHVRRIATSFAEVSHVEPKLAPKLVHTGMPVRAAILASRDASYAGITAEGPIELLVLGGSQGARILSEVIPAALARLPEALRTRIRIAQQCRPEDLEGVRRAYDGTGIDATLDSFFADVPERLARAHLVIARAGASTVAELTTLGRPAILVPYPFAVDDHQTANAHAAEDCGGAWLMQQDSFTADSLAARLDSLFTHPEALVRTAVCARNVGRPDAAEALADLVVGLIPNESGA; encoded by the coding sequence ATGAGCACCCAAAAGCCCCTCATCGCTCTCGCCGCCGGCGGCACCGGCGGCCACGTCTTCCCCGCCGAGGCCCTGGCCTCGGTGCTGCTGGATCGCGGCTACCGGCTGGCCCTGATCACCGACAAGCGCGGCGCCGCCTATGGCGGCACGCTGGGCAAGCTGGAAACCTTCCGCATCTCGGCGGGCGGCATCGCCGGGCGCGGCAAGCTGTCGGCCCTGCGCTCCGCCCTGGAACTGGGTCTCGGCCTGATCCAGGCGCGATCCATCCTCGGACGCATCCGTCCGGCGGCGGTGATCGGCTTTGGCGGCTATGCCTCGGTGCCGGGCATGGGGGCGGCTGCCCTGGCCGGCATTCCCACCGCCATCCACGAGCAGAACGCCGTGCTGGGCCGCGCCAACCGCCTGCTGGCCGGGCATGTGCGGCGCATCGCCACCTCCTTCGCCGAAGTCAGCCACGTGGAGCCCAAGCTGGCGCCGAAGCTGGTCCATACCGGCATGCCGGTGCGCGCCGCCATCCTGGCCAGCCGCGACGCCAGCTATGCGGGGATCACCGCCGAGGGTCCCATCGAATTGCTGGTGTTGGGCGGCAGCCAGGGGGCGCGCATCCTGTCCGAAGTGATCCCGGCGGCGCTGGCCCGGCTGCCCGAAGCCCTGCGCACCCGCATCCGCATCGCCCAGCAATGCCGCCCCGAGGACCTGGAGGGCGTGCGCCGGGCCTATGACGGCACCGGCATCGACGCCACCCTGGACAGTTTCTTCGCCGACGTGCCCGAGCGGCTGGCCCGCGCCCATCTGGTCATCGCCCGGGCGGGCGCCTCCACCGTGGCCGAGCTGACCACGCTGGGCCGTCCGGCCATCCTGGTGCCCTATCCCTTCGCCGTCGACGACCATCAGACCGCCAATGCCCACGCCGCCGAGGATTGCGGCGGCGCCTGGCTGATGCAGCAGGATTCCTTCACCGCCGATTCCCTGGCGGCGCGCCTGGACTCCCTGTTCACCCACCCCGAAGCCCTGGTGCGCACCGCCGTCTGCGCCCGCAACGTGGGCCGCCCCGACGCGGCCGAAGCCCTGGCCGACCTGGTGGTCGGGCTGATCCCCAATGAGAGTGGAGCCTGA
- the murC gene encoding UDP-N-acetylmuramate--L-alanine ligase: MRTMSLNIGTIHFVGIGGIGMSGIAEILHNLGYSVQGTDIADNYNVERLRKMGIRVHIGHAAEALGDARVVVVSSAVKADNPEVQAARAKLVPVVRRAEMLAELMRLKSAIAIGGTHGKTTTTSLIAALLDTARLDPTVINGGIINAYGTNARLGASEWMVVEADESDGSFIKLPSTAVVVTNIDPEHMDHYGTVERLHEAFRTFVENIPFYGFAAMCIDHPEVQALVARVPDRKLVTYGFNHQALVRVEKLSMDITGARYDVVITDRVTGATRTIADIHLPMYGEHNVLNSLAAIAVANELGLPNDVVKTALGGFKGVKRRFTRTGEAKGVTVIDDYGHHPVEIAAVLKAARSACQGNVIAVVQPHRYSRLSSLFAEFCTCFNDADMVIVADVYAAGEKPMEGFDKAALVKGLQEHGHRRVMALADSKALAPLVNSLAGPGDMVVCLGAGNITSWAHALPADLAALPDPSPGGAE, encoded by the coding sequence ATGCGCACCATGTCGCTGAACATCGGCACCATCCACTTCGTCGGCATCGGCGGCATCGGCATGTCGGGCATCGCCGAGATCCTCCATAACCTGGGCTATTCGGTCCAGGGCACCGACATCGCCGACAATTACAACGTCGAGCGCCTGCGCAAGATGGGCATCCGCGTCCATATCGGCCACGCGGCCGAGGCGCTGGGCGATGCCCGCGTGGTGGTGGTGTCCTCGGCGGTCAAGGCCGACAATCCGGAAGTCCAGGCGGCCCGCGCCAAGCTGGTGCCGGTGGTGCGCCGCGCCGAGATGCTGGCCGAGCTGATGCGCCTCAAATCGGCCATCGCCATCGGCGGCACCCACGGCAAGACCACCACCACCTCGCTGATCGCCGCCCTGCTCGATACCGCGCGGCTGGACCCCACGGTAATCAACGGCGGCATCATCAACGCCTACGGCACCAATGCCCGCCTGGGCGCCAGCGAGTGGATGGTGGTGGAAGCCGACGAATCCGACGGCTCGTTCATCAAGCTGCCCTCCACCGCCGTGGTGGTGACCAATATCGACCCCGAGCACATGGATCATTACGGCACGGTGGAGCGCCTGCACGAGGCCTTCCGCACCTTCGTCGAGAACATTCCGTTCTACGGCTTCGCCGCCATGTGCATCGACCACCCCGAGGTCCAGGCCCTGGTGGCCCGCGTGCCCGACCGCAAGCTGGTGACCTATGGCTTCAACCATCAGGCCCTGGTGCGGGTCGAGAAGCTTTCCATGGACATCACCGGCGCCCGCTACGACGTGGTCATCACCGACCGTGTCACCGGCGCCACCCGGACCATCGCCGACATCCACCTGCCCATGTACGGCGAGCACAACGTGCTGAACTCCCTGGCCGCCATCGCGGTGGCCAACGAGCTGGGCCTGCCCAACGACGTGGTCAAGACGGCGCTGGGCGGCTTCAAGGGCGTCAAGCGCCGCTTCACCCGCACCGGCGAGGCCAAGGGCGTCACCGTCATCGACGATTACGGCCACCATCCGGTGGAGATCGCCGCCGTGCTGAAGGCGGCCCGCTCCGCCTGCCAGGGCAACGTCATCGCCGTGGTCCAGCCCCACCGCTATTCGCGGCTCTCCAGCCTGTTCGCCGAGTTCTGCACCTGCTTCAACGACGCCGACATGGTGATCGTCGCCGACGTCTACGCGGCGGGCGAGAAGCCCATGGAGGGCTTCGACAAGGCCGCCCTGGTCAAGGGCCTGCAGGAGCACGGCCATCGCCGCGTCATGGCCCTGGCCGATTCCAAGGCCCTGGCGCCCCTGGTCAATTCCCTGGCCGGTCCCGGCGACATGGTGGTCTGCCTGGGCGCCGGCAACATCACCAGCTGGGCCCACGCTTTGCCCGCCGATCTGGCGGCCCTGCCCGACCCCTCGCCGGGGGGCGCGGAATGA
- the murB gene encoding UDP-N-acetylmuramate dehydrogenase, with product MMTARKDSDWRDMLPRVQGRMSFDAPMAPFTWFRVGGNAEALFRPADLDDLIAVLEVLPPQVPVTVVGVGSNLLVRDGGVPGMVIRLAGPFATIDVMGDTITAGAGALDLTVARTAEEAGLAGLEFLSGVPGTIGGALRMNAGAFGAEMKDVTVSAQALDRAGNLQILGPEELGFSYRRSAVPEGWIFLSASLKGRPGKPADIGARMAEIARVREESQPVKVRTGGSTFANPEGHSAWKLIDAAGCRGLVMGGAQVSEKHCNFLLNTGDATAADIEDLGEEVRRRVLETSGIDLHWEIRRIGIRRDAS from the coding sequence ATGATGACGGCACGCAAGGACTCCGACTGGCGCGACATGCTGCCCCGGGTGCAGGGGCGGATGAGTTTCGACGCCCCCATGGCGCCCTTCACCTGGTTCCGGGTGGGCGGCAATGCCGAGGCGCTGTTCCGTCCCGCCGACCTGGACGACCTGATCGCCGTGCTGGAGGTTCTGCCTCCGCAAGTGCCGGTCACCGTGGTCGGCGTCGGCTCCAACCTGCTGGTCAGGGACGGCGGCGTTCCCGGCATGGTCATCCGTCTCGCCGGTCCCTTCGCCACCATCGACGTGATGGGCGACACCATCACCGCCGGAGCGGGCGCCCTGGACCTCACCGTGGCCCGCACCGCCGAGGAGGCCGGGCTGGCCGGGCTGGAATTCCTGTCGGGCGTGCCGGGCACCATCGGCGGGGCGCTGCGGATGAATGCCGGCGCCTTCGGGGCCGAGATGAAGGACGTCACCGTCTCGGCCCAGGCCCTGGACCGCGCCGGCAATCTGCAGATCCTCGGCCCCGAGGAACTGGGCTTTTCCTATCGCCGCTCGGCGGTGCCCGAGGGCTGGATCTTCCTGTCGGCCTCCCTGAAGGGGCGTCCGGGCAAACCGGCCGATATCGGCGCGCGCATGGCCGAGATCGCCCGGGTCAGGGAAGAGTCCCAGCCGGTCAAGGTGCGCACCGGCGGCTCCACCTTCGCCAACCCGGAAGGCCACAGCGCCTGGAAGCTGATCGACGCGGCGGGTTGCCGCGGGCTGGTCATGGGCGGCGCCCAGGTCAGCGAGAAGCACTGCAACTTCCTTTTGAACACCGGCGACGCCACCGCCGCCGACATCGAGGATTTGGGCGAGGAAGTCCGCCGCCGGGTCCTGGAGACCAGCGGCATCGACCTGCATTGGGAAATCCGCCGTATCGGCATCAGGAGGGATGCGTCATGA
- a CDS encoding D-alanine--D-alanine ligase translates to MSKRVTVLMGGASAERDVSLRSGAAAAKALEQAGFEVALVDCDRNPAELVRAITETRPDVVFNALHGRFGEDGCVQGVLNLLGVPYTHSGLLASAAAMDKAFARALFASAGIPVAEGRVITRTDRNGPDPLPRPFVVKPLNEGSSVGVFIVRDNQPSPLPDWPFDADEVLVESFIPGRELTAAVMGDRALGVLEITSDHGFYDYEAKYAPGGSRHLMPAPIPEADYAEACRLAVAAHKALGCRGVSRADLRYDDTVPGQPPRLVMLEVNTQPGMTATSLVPEMAAYQGITFPELVRWMVEEARCD, encoded by the coding sequence ATGAGCAAGCGCGTCACCGTCCTGATGGGGGGAGCCTCGGCCGAGCGCGACGTGTCCTTGCGCTCGGGCGCCGCCGCCGCCAAGGCGCTGGAGCAGGCGGGCTTCGAGGTCGCCCTGGTGGATTGCGACCGCAACCCGGCCGAGCTGGTGCGCGCCATCACCGAGACCAGGCCCGACGTGGTGTTCAATGCCCTGCACGGCCGCTTCGGCGAGGACGGCTGCGTCCAGGGCGTGCTGAACCTGCTGGGCGTGCCCTATACCCATTCCGGCCTGCTGGCCTCGGCGGCGGCCATGGACAAGGCCTTCGCCCGCGCCCTGTTCGCCAGTGCCGGCATTCCGGTGGCCGAGGGCCGGGTCATCACGCGGACTGACCGTAACGGCCCCGATCCCCTGCCCCGTCCCTTCGTGGTCAAGCCCCTGAACGAGGGCTCGTCCGTCGGCGTGTTCATCGTGCGCGACAACCAGCCGTCGCCGCTGCCCGACTGGCCCTTCGACGCCGACGAGGTGCTGGTGGAAAGCTTCATTCCGGGGCGCGAGCTGACCGCCGCCGTGATGGGCGACCGGGCGCTGGGCGTGCTGGAAATCACCTCGGACCACGGCTTCTACGATTACGAAGCCAAGTATGCTCCCGGCGGGTCGCGGCACCTCATGCCCGCCCCGATCCCCGAGGCCGATTACGCCGAGGCCTGCCGCTTGGCCGTGGCCGCCCACAAGGCCCTGGGCTGCCGCGGCGTTTCCCGCGCCGATCTGCGCTACGACGACACCGTTCCGGGCCAGCCGCCCCGGCTGGTCATGCTGGAGGTCAACACCCAGCCCGGCATGACCGCCACCTCGCTGGTCCCCGAGATGGCCGCCTATCAGGGGATCACCTTCCCCGAGCTGGTGCGGTGGATGGTGGAGGAGGCGCGATGCGACTGA
- a CDS encoding cell division protein FtsQ/DivIB, with protein MRLNPSDIVITADDRPGIHRAPRQISAKRQTVEAPAARPKAKRRWPRLRLDMSPLQRLTGYGLAATILLIGGLALWHSGKPQRLVRETATAFLNSTAEAGFQVADITVSGRRRTPTDQLVSALGAQYGDPILGLDIAAARARIEALPSVRAAAIERRLPGAIHLSIVERQPVALWQTDSRFVLVDRDGHNIPGAIEGFEDLPLVVGDGAPARTDELFALLATEPELASRVKAAIRVSNRRWNIKLDDVEKGLEARLPELDTQVAWHRLAELEKTRALSGKQITMIDLRVPDRLVLKSEREPVVNTASAAPPARER; from the coding sequence ATGCGACTGAACCCCAGCGACATCGTCATCACCGCCGACGACCGTCCGGGCATTCACCGGGCGCCGCGCCAGATCTCGGCCAAGCGCCAGACGGTGGAGGCCCCGGCCGCCCGCCCCAAGGCCAAGCGCCGCTGGCCCCGCCTGCGCCTGGACATGAGCCCGCTGCAGCGGCTGACCGGATACGGGCTGGCGGCCACAATCCTGCTGATCGGCGGCCTGGCCCTGTGGCATTCGGGCAAGCCGCAGCGTCTGGTGCGCGAGACCGCCACGGCCTTCCTGAACTCCACCGCCGAAGCGGGGTTCCAGGTGGCCGACATCACCGTCTCGGGACGTCGCCGCACGCCCACCGACCAGTTGGTTTCGGCCCTGGGCGCCCAGTACGGCGATCCCATTCTCGGCCTGGACATCGCCGCCGCCCGGGCGCGCATCGAGGCGCTGCCCAGCGTGCGCGCCGCCGCCATCGAGCGCCGCCTGCCCGGCGCCATCCACCTGTCCATCGTCGAGCGCCAGCCGGTGGCCCTGTGGCAGACCGACAGCCGCTTCGTGCTGGTGGACCGCGACGGCCACAACATTCCCGGCGCCATCGAGGGCTTCGAGGACCTGCCCCTGGTGGTCGGCGACGGCGCCCCGGCCCGCACCGACGAGCTGTTCGCCCTGCTGGCCACCGAGCCGGAACTGGCCTCGCGGGTCAAGGCCGCCATCCGGGTGAGCAACCGCCGCTGGAACATCAAGCTGGACGACGTGGAAAAGGGTCTGGAGGCCCGCCTGCCCGAGCTGGACACCCAGGTCGCCTGGCACCGTCTGGCCGAACTGGAAAAGACCCGCGCCCTGTCGGGCAAGCAGATCACCATGATCGACCTTCGGGTTCCCGACCGTCTGGTTCTGAAAAGCGAGCGCGAGCCGGTGGTCAACACCGCCTCGGCGGCTCCCCCGGCGCGGGAGCGCTGA
- the ftsA gene encoding cell division protein FtsA has product MAARNGLIAALDVGTTKVCCFIAKIQDDGSPRMVGIGHQVARGMRNGTVVDMEELETSIRAAVEAAEEMANDQVRAVAINISGGHPGSANVKVEVAMNGHAVNEADIRRMLEHGRAHHESPDRELIHAIPVDYTIDGNEGIKDPRGMFGDRLGVAIHVIAAGIGPVRNLSTVVNRCHLDIEARVVSPYASGLACLVEDEKELGVTCIDMGGGTTSIAVFLGGQLVHTDVIAVGGAHVTSDIARGLSTPVVHAERLKTLYGSVIPSASDDREIFKVPLVGEDEDGASNQVQRSMLIQIIQPRLEETFELVRSHLEQSGFDKLAGRRVVLTGGASQMQGARDLAGQVLDKQVRLGKPIGLHGLPEATGGPAFSTCAGLIRYALVHAPAPSRGKRTGAGGDGASGWGRLGSWLKRNF; this is encoded by the coding sequence ATGGCGGCGCGCAACGGCCTCATCGCGGCGTTGGACGTGGGCACCACCAAGGTGTGCTGCTTCATCGCCAAGATCCAAGACGACGGCAGCCCCCGCATGGTGGGCATCGGCCATCAGGTGGCGCGCGGCATGCGCAACGGCACCGTGGTCGACATGGAGGAGCTGGAAACCTCCATCCGCGCCGCCGTCGAGGCCGCCGAGGAAATGGCCAACGATCAGGTGCGCGCCGTGGCCATCAACATCTCGGGCGGCCATCCCGGTTCGGCCAACGTCAAGGTCGAGGTGGCCATGAACGGCCACGCCGTCAACGAGGCCGACATCCGCCGCATGCTCGAACACGGCCGCGCCCATCACGAAAGCCCCGACCGCGAGCTGATCCACGCCATTCCCGTGGACTACACCATCGACGGCAACGAGGGGATCAAGGACCCGCGCGGCATGTTCGGCGACCGCCTGGGGGTCGCCATTCACGTCATCGCGGCGGGGATCGGCCCGGTGCGCAACCTGTCGACCGTGGTCAACCGCTGCCATCTGGACATCGAGGCCCGGGTGGTCAGCCCCTATGCCTCCGGCCTCGCCTGCCTGGTGGAGGACGAGAAGGAACTGGGCGTCACCTGCATCGACATGGGCGGCGGCACCACCTCCATCGCGGTGTTCCTGGGCGGCCAGCTGGTCCACACCGACGTCATCGCCGTGGGCGGCGCCCATGTCACCAGCGATATCGCCCGCGGCCTGTCCACCCCGGTGGTCCATGCCGAGCGGCTGAAGACCCTCTACGGCTCGGTGATCCCCTCGGCGTCGGACGATCGCGAGATCTTCAAGGTGCCGCTGGTGGGCGAGGACGAGGACGGCGCCTCCAATCAGGTTCAGCGGAGCATGCTGATCCAGATCATCCAGCCCCGGCTGGAAGAGACCTTCGAACTGGTGCGCTCGCATCTGGAGCAGAGCGGCTTCGACAAGCTGGCCGGGCGCCGCGTGGTGCTGACCGGCGGCGCCAGCCAGATGCAGGGCGCCCGCGATCTGGCCGGTCAGGTTCTGGACAAGCAGGTGCGCCTGGGCAAGCCCATCGGGCTGCACGGCCTGCCCGAGGCCACCGGCGGCCCCGCCTTTTCCACCTGTGCCGGATTGATCCGCTACGCCCTGGTCCACGCCCCCGCTCCGTCGCGGGGCAAGCGGACGGGCGCCGGCGGCGACGGAGCGTCGGGCTGGGGCCGTCTCGGCTCGTGGCTCAAACGGAATTTCTAA
- the ftsZ gene encoding cell division protein FtsZ, with amino-acid sequence MLTFLPGAHQELKPRITVVGVGGAGGNAVNNMILSRLEGVEFIVANTDSQSLGQSRTERRIQLGNQVTQGLGAGSRPDIGRAAAEESLEEILGQIGGANMVFITAGMGGGTGSGAAPVIARAAREQGILTVGVVTKPFHFEGAHRMRTAEGAIEELQQFVDTLIIIPNQNLFRVATERTTFADAFKMADDVLYSGVRGVTDLMIMPGLINLDFADIRTVMSEMGKAMMGTGEAEGDKRAIDAAEAAISNPLLDDTSMKGARGVLINITGGMDMTLFEVDEAANRIRDEVDPDANIIFGSTFDEKLNGKMRVSVVATGIASEAAAQPKPTVISLVTPAAQPAAPAPAPAARPAAAAVQAPIFRPQTAAQPAVAASTISAPAAAVAHAHQPVHRPAVAAQVQPELDIGRPEPMARHEPMMRAEPMVRTEALARAEARPEPELRLDAEMRAEPGMDSRHEPVLGRAQADMRSQHEMKDLHKALSDISEAPAAPVLAPQPPQETRRMGGLLDRLVNRHRAPAQPAPQPQPAPQPRMEARREPTASRAGEDLDIPAFLRRQAN; translated from the coding sequence ATGCTGACTTTTCTCCCCGGGGCTCACCAAGAGCTCAAGCCTCGAATCACCGTGGTGGGTGTGGGTGGCGCCGGCGGCAATGCCGTCAACAACATGATCCTGTCGCGGCTTGAAGGCGTCGAGTTCATCGTCGCCAACACCGACTCCCAGTCCCTGGGCCAAAGCCGCACCGAGCGCCGCATCCAACTGGGCAATCAGGTCACTCAAGGGTTGGGCGCCGGGTCCCGTCCCGATATCGGCCGCGCCGCCGCCGAGGAAAGCCTGGAAGAGATCCTGGGCCAGATCGGTGGAGCCAACATGGTATTCATCACCGCCGGCATGGGCGGCGGCACCGGTTCGGGCGCCGCGCCGGTCATCGCCAGGGCCGCGCGCGAGCAGGGCATCCTGACCGTCGGCGTGGTGACCAAGCCCTTCCACTTCGAAGGCGCGCACCGCATGCGCACCGCCGAGGGCGCCATCGAGGAACTGCAGCAGTTCGTCGACACCCTGATCATCATCCCCAACCAGAACCTGTTCCGCGTCGCCACCGAGCGCACCACCTTCGCCGACGCCTTCAAGATGGCCGACGACGTGCTGTATTCTGGCGTGCGCGGCGTCACCGACCTGATGATCATGCCCGGCCTGATCAACCTGGACTTCGCCGACATCCGCACCGTGATGAGCGAGATGGGCAAGGCCATGATGGGCACCGGCGAGGCCGAGGGCGACAAGCGCGCCATCGACGCCGCCGAGGCCGCTATCTCCAACCCGCTGCTGGACGACACCTCCATGAAGGGCGCGCGCGGCGTGCTCATCAACATCACCGGCGGCATGGACATGACCCTGTTCGAGGTGGACGAGGCCGCCAACCGCATCCGCGACGAGGTCGACCCCGACGCCAACATCATCTTCGGCTCCACTTTCGACGAGAAGCTGAACGGCAAGATGCGCGTCTCCGTGGTCGCCACCGGCATCGCCTCGGAAGCCGCGGCGCAGCCCAAGCCCACCGTCATCTCGCTGGTGACGCCGGCCGCCCAGCCCGCCGCCCCGGCCCCGGCCCCGGCCGCCCGTCCGGCCGCCGCCGCCGTCCAGGCGCCCATCTTCCGGCCCCAGACCGCGGCCCAGCCCGCCGTGGCCGCCAGCACCATCTCGGCCCCCGCCGCCGCCGTGGCCCACGCCCACCAGCCGGTCCATCGCCCGGCGGTGGCCGCCCAGGTCCAGCCGGAACTGGACATCGGCCGTCCCGAGCCCATGGCCCGGCACGAGCCCATGATGCGGGCCGAACCCATGGTCCGCACCGAGGCCCTGGCCCGCGCCGAAGCCCGGCCCGAGCCGGAACTGCGCCTGGATGCCGAGATGCGCGCCGAGCCCGGAATGGACTCCCGCCACGAGCCGGTCCTGGGTCGCGCCCAGGCGGACATGCGCTCCCAGCACGAGATGAAGGATCTGCACAAGGCGCTGTCCGACATCTCCGAGGCCCCGGCCGCGCCCGTCCTGGCGCCCCAGCCGCCCCAGGAAACCCGCCGCATGGGCGGTCTGCTCGACCGTCTGGTCAACCGCCATCGCGCCCCGGCCCAGCCGGCGCCCCAGCCCCAGCCGGCCCCCCAGCCGCGCATGGAAGCCCGGCGCGAGCCCACCGCCAGCCGGGCGGGCGAGGACCTGGACATTCCGGCCTTCTTGCGCCGCCAGGCCAACTGA
- the lpxC gene encoding UDP-3-O-acyl-N-acetylglucosamine deacetylase, producing the protein MRQRTLKSAIGCTGVGLHSGAKVTMVLHPAEAGTGIRFRRVDIAGGGAIVPALWSSVGDTRMNTCLKNEAGVVVGTVEHLMSALAGMQIDNCLIEINGPEVPVMDGSAAPFLFLIECAGVVEQEAPRQAIKILKRVAIKDGERTASLTPSSGFSVRFEIDFGASAISRQEFFVNLTRGTFKAEVSRARTFGFEQEVAMLRAHGLARGGSLDNAVVIDSTGTKVLNDDGLRYQDEFVRHKVLDAVGDLYLAGAPLLGHYHGVRAGHAVTNQLLRALFADATAWELTTIAPGSAAAPFAAQPLAIAANG; encoded by the coding sequence ATGCGTCAGCGCACCTTGAAGAGCGCCATCGGCTGCACCGGCGTCGGCCTGCATTCCGGCGCCAAGGTGACCATGGTGCTGCACCCGGCCGAGGCCGGCACCGGCATCCGCTTCCGCCGCGTCGACATCGCCGGCGGCGGCGCCATCGTCCCGGCCCTGTGGTCGTCGGTGGGCGACACCCGCATGAACACCTGCCTGAAGAACGAGGCGGGCGTGGTGGTCGGCACCGTCGAGCACCTGATGAGCGCCCTGGCCGGCATGCAGATCGATAATTGCCTGATCGAGATCAACGGCCCGGAAGTGCCGGTGATGGACGGCTCGGCCGCCCCCTTCCTGTTTCTGATCGAATGCGCCGGCGTGGTCGAGCAGGAGGCTCCCCGTCAGGCCATCAAGATCCTCAAGCGCGTCGCCATCAAGGACGGCGAGCGTACCGCCTCGCTGACCCCGTCCTCGGGGTTCTCGGTGCGCTTCGAGATCGATTTCGGTGCCTCGGCCATCTCGCGCCAGGAATTCTTCGTCAACCTGACGCGCGGCACCTTCAAGGCGGAAGTCTCCCGCGCCCGCACCTTCGGGTTCGAGCAGGAAGTGGCCATGCTGCGCGCCCACGGCCTGGCCCGCGGCGGCTCGCTGGACAACGCCGTGGTGATCGACAGCACCGGCACCAAGGTGCTCAATGATGACGGCCTGCGCTATCAGGACGAATTCGTCCGCCACAAGGTTCTGGACGCGGTGGGCGACCTCTATCTGGCCGGCGCCCCGCTGCTCGGCCATTACCACGGCGTGCGCGCCGGCCACGCGGTCACCAACCAGCTGCTGCGCGCCCTGTTCGCCGACGCCACCGCCTGGGAGCTGACCACCATCGCTCCCGGTTCGGCCGCCGCGCCGTTCGCCGCCCAGCCCCTGGCCATCGCCGCCAACGGCTAA